The following proteins are encoded in a genomic region of Pelodictyon phaeoclathratiforme BU-1:
- a CDS encoding HlyD family secretion protein: MKNPFADDLIGQGEVFTQSVMVPRAILWVLVLAFFGFIVWASVAEIDVSIPATGKLEPTGEVKKVQAAIEGEVSALRVDDGQRVKKGEVLLELVPVLSVGEESKLKSLQINLDNTRQQYATESVLLGKLRSLLSTAAVSQFEVEQKKLDVLKLQAQVADLTEQISKQQYMTGQATGYESITAPVSGTVFDLQVKKGAIVSSGQVMLKVVPDDNLTTKAFISNQDIGFVYEGLPVDVKLDAFPSSEFGDIKGRVLQVGSDVLAPDDIIKYYHFPVKVTLERQFLEVNGRKIFLQSGMSVTMNIKVRKRTVMSIFTDLFTQQADAISHIRK, from the coding sequence ATGAAAAATCCATTTGCTGATGATCTGATCGGTCAGGGAGAGGTTTTTACCCAGTCTGTTATGGTGCCGAGGGCGATACTCTGGGTTCTTGTTCTTGCTTTTTTTGGCTTTATTGTATGGGCCTCTGTTGCTGAAATAGATGTTTCGATTCCTGCTACAGGAAAGCTTGAACCGACAGGAGAAGTTAAAAAAGTGCAGGCGGCGATTGAGGGTGAAGTGAGCGCTTTGCGGGTTGATGATGGCCAGCGGGTTAAAAAGGGGGAGGTGCTTCTTGAGTTAGTCCCGGTTTTGTCGGTTGGTGAAGAGTCGAAGCTCAAGTCGTTGCAGATTAACCTCGACAATACCCGCCAGCAGTATGCGACGGAGTCGGTGCTGCTCGGAAAGCTTCGCTCTCTGCTCAGTACGGCTGCCGTCTCTCAATTTGAGGTTGAACAGAAAAAACTGGATGTACTGAAACTGCAGGCTCAGGTTGCAGATCTCACTGAGCAGATCAGCAAGCAGCAGTATATGACGGGTCAGGCAACAGGTTATGAATCCATAACGGCTCCGGTCAGTGGCACCGTCTTTGATCTTCAGGTGAAAAAGGGGGCTATTGTCAGTTCCGGGCAGGTTATGCTCAAGGTTGTTCCTGATGACAATCTTACAACAAAGGCGTTTATTTCAAACCAGGATATCGGTTTTGTCTATGAAGGGTTGCCGGTTGATGTCAAGCTCGACGCCTTTCCCTCTTCCGAGTTTGGCGATATCAAGGGGAGGGTGCTCCAGGTTGGTTCTGATGTGCTTGCGCCTGATGACATCATCAAATATTATCACTTTCCTGTCAAGGTAACGCTTGAACGCCAGTTTCTGGAGGTTAACGGGCGAAAAATTTTTCTGCAGTCTGGCATGTCGGTGACGATGAACATCAAGGTGAGGAAGCGCACCGTTATGAGTATTTTTACCGATCTTTTTACACAGCAGGCCGATGCTATAAGCCATATCAGAAAGTAA
- a CDS encoding peptidase domain-containing ABC transporter: MSHTIADSDADICKVIGGIPLFSGLAEGKIRMLAGVCSVERYTIGKPVISAGMPPDSLYVIISGRVRSLYKEGSNGVVQTLRLLGAGELFGWVALMRRQPTEIVTASEETLCLKIPLSSLSMVINELPLLYDLLFSKTDPSEICALLETLFSKDPRVEARIGESGFSGIRDLSLHLYPSAVVVDTGFSRVIPQKKLQWFVSRSDDPAYPPGSEYRPSSGELAGSFSLRLVGLDLSCLKESAVEVKPIVAEPLRGEPLAGIASSERPQGEPVREQPREEFSCQTEEEQVSGRSKGFYFCKGRGVVEETTACFQMFGKHMNVPVKKDLIQSIIGNQYARNGQISLQDCGGVGVVLGLKAQVVSFSEEAMLRLKVPALIGWEKSFAVLYKVTAKEVTLAVPSASGIKVLAVKEFWEKWDRRGEALVLDAREDTPEKKFGFDWFAPSIKKYRNVLGEVMIASFFTQIMTLVNPLLFMVIIDQVIVKNSYSTLHVLGTFMLIIAILQAVLNSLRTYLFVDTTNRIDVALGAEVIDHLLRLPLRFFEKRPVGELSSRIGELEHIRQFLTGTALGVVLDAVFSFVYVVVLFAFSWKLAVMALSVVPVIGLITFLLSPVIRKQLREKAVKHSLTNAYLIEVLSGIQTVKSQNIELRARWNWQEKYASYVKEGFKPVVSGTIANSANSFLSQASGLIVIWAGAALVLNNELTLGQLIAFRIIAGYITSPVMRLAQLWQNFQETGMSLERLADIVDTPQEGGKDQLAQIPLPLVKGEIFCENVSFRFRDNSPMVLKNVTVTIPEAAFVGIVGESGSGKSTFAKLIQRLYRLEEGRIFIDHYDIAKVELNSLRSQIGIVPQDPMLFNVSVKENIALTNPDATDADIIRAARIAEAHDFIMALPTGYNTPVGEKGSSLSGGQRQRIAIARTILQNPGLIILDEATSALDSDTESRLTANLITAFRGKTVLFITHRLNSVKAASLILCFHDGCIDEAGTHDDLMGRKGRYYSLFQKQSFSIPVMEGSLG, translated from the coding sequence ATGTCGCATACAATCGCAGACAGTGACGCTGATATTTGCAAGGTTATAGGGGGGATTCCCCTTTTCTCGGGTTTGGCAGAAGGTAAAATCAGGATGCTGGCCGGTGTTTGTTCCGTGGAGCGCTATACCATAGGAAAACCGGTAATCAGCGCCGGTATGCCTCCAGATTCGCTGTATGTTATTATCTCAGGACGTGTACGGTCACTCTATAAGGAGGGCTCCAACGGAGTTGTTCAAACTCTGAGGCTTCTCGGTGCCGGAGAGCTGTTCGGCTGGGTGGCTCTTATGCGTCGCCAGCCAACGGAGATTGTTACCGCTTCCGAGGAGACGCTCTGCCTGAAGATTCCCTTGTCGTCGTTGAGCATGGTGATCAATGAGCTGCCTCTCTTGTATGATCTGCTCTTTTCGAAAACGGATCCTTCCGAGATTTGTGCTCTTCTTGAGACTCTGTTCAGCAAGGATCCGAGGGTTGAGGCTCGTATTGGTGAGTCCGGCTTTTCAGGGATCAGGGATCTTTCCCTCCACCTTTACCCTTCTGCGGTTGTTGTTGATACCGGTTTCAGCAGGGTGATTCCCCAAAAAAAGCTTCAATGGTTTGTCAGCCGGAGCGATGACCCGGCGTATCCTCCTGGCAGTGAGTACCGACCCTCTTCCGGCGAATTGGCAGGCTCTTTTTCGTTGCGTCTGGTGGGGCTTGATTTGTCTTGTCTCAAGGAGTCTGCTGTTGAGGTAAAGCCGATTGTGGCTGAGCCTTTGCGCGGTGAACCGCTGGCGGGTATTGCCAGTTCAGAGCGGCCGCAGGGAGAACCTGTCAGGGAGCAGCCCCGCGAAGAGTTCAGTTGTCAAACGGAAGAGGAACAGGTAAGCGGCCGTTCAAAAGGATTCTATTTTTGTAAAGGGAGGGGTGTTGTTGAGGAGACAACAGCCTGTTTTCAGATGTTTGGCAAGCATATGAATGTGCCGGTTAAAAAAGATCTGATACAGAGCATTATCGGAAACCAGTATGCGAGGAATGGTCAGATATCGCTGCAGGATTGTGGAGGTGTCGGGGTGGTGCTTGGCTTGAAAGCGCAGGTAGTGAGTTTTTCCGAGGAGGCCATGCTTCGGCTGAAGGTGCCTGCCCTTATTGGATGGGAGAAGAGTTTTGCTGTGCTTTACAAGGTTACAGCTAAAGAGGTTACCCTCGCAGTCCCCTCTGCATCAGGTATTAAGGTACTTGCTGTAAAAGAGTTCTGGGAAAAGTGGGATCGCAGGGGGGAGGCGCTGGTGCTTGATGCGAGAGAGGATACTCCTGAAAAAAAATTCGGGTTTGACTGGTTTGCGCCCTCTATCAAAAAGTATCGCAATGTTCTTGGAGAGGTGATGATTGCCTCGTTTTTTACCCAGATCATGACTCTGGTCAATCCGCTGTTGTTTATGGTCATCATCGATCAGGTCATTGTCAAGAACAGTTACAGCACACTGCATGTGCTTGGCACCTTTATGCTGATCATTGCGATTCTCCAGGCGGTGTTGAACAGTCTGAGAACCTATCTTTTTGTTGATACAACGAATCGAATTGATGTTGCACTTGGTGCAGAGGTTATTGATCATCTGCTGCGGCTGCCACTCCGTTTTTTTGAAAAAAGGCCGGTTGGTGAGCTGAGTTCCCGGATCGGAGAGCTTGAGCATATCCGTCAGTTTTTAACGGGCACCGCTCTCGGGGTCGTTCTTGATGCAGTTTTTTCGTTCGTCTATGTTGTTGTTCTCTTTGCTTTCAGTTGGAAGCTGGCGGTGATGGCTCTCTCGGTTGTTCCGGTAATTGGGTTGATAACCTTTTTGTTGTCGCCGGTTATCCGGAAACAGTTGCGCGAAAAGGCGGTAAAGCATAGTCTAACGAATGCGTATTTGATAGAGGTGCTATCGGGAATTCAGACGGTCAAGTCCCAGAATATTGAGTTGCGTGCGCGCTGGAACTGGCAGGAAAAATATGCGAGCTATGTCAAGGAGGGCTTCAAACCGGTTGTTTCGGGTACCATTGCCAATTCTGCCAACTCTTTTCTCAGTCAGGCATCCGGGCTTATTGTAATATGGGCCGGTGCGGCTCTGGTGTTGAATAATGAGCTGACCCTGGGCCAGCTTATTGCATTTCGTATTATTGCCGGTTATATCACCAGTCCTGTAATGAGGCTTGCTCAGCTCTGGCAGAATTTTCAGGAAACCGGCATGTCGCTTGAACGGCTTGCTGATATTGTTGATACTCCGCAGGAGGGTGGCAAGGATCAGTTGGCGCAGATTCCTCTTCCTCTTGTCAAAGGTGAAATTTTCTGTGAAAATGTCTCGTTCCGTTTCAGGGATAATAGTCCGATGGTGCTGAAAAATGTGACCGTTACGATTCCTGAAGCTGCATTTGTTGGTATTGTGGGGGAGAGCGGGTCGGGTAAAAGTACCTTCGCAAAACTGATTCAGAGGCTCTACAGGCTTGAAGAGGGCCGTATTTTTATTGATCATTATGATATTGCCAAGGTTGAGCTCAATTCGCTCCGAAGCCAGATCGGCATTGTACCCCAGGATCCCATGCTTTTCAATGTTTCGGTAAAGGAGAATATTGCTCTTACCAATCCGGACGCAACGGATGCCGATATTATCCGTGCAGCCAGAATTGCCGAGGCTCATGACTTTATTATGGCTTTGCCTACCGGTTACAATACGCCGGTTGGCGAAAAGGGCTCCTCACTTTCGGGTGGTCAGCGCCAGAGAATTGCCATTGCAAGAACCATTTTACAAAACCCGGGTCTTATCATTCTTGATGAAGCTACAAGCGCTCTTGATTCGGATACGGAAAGCCGTTTGACGGCAAATTTGATAACCGCTTTCAGAGGCAAAACAGTCTTGTTCATTACCCACAGGCTTAATTCGGTTAAAGCAGCATCCCTGATTCTCTGTTTTCATGATGGTTGTATTGATGAAGCTGGTACTCATGATGATCTTATGGGAAGAAAAGGGCGGTATTACTCCTTGTTCCAAAAACAGTCTTTTTCAATTCCGGTTATGGAGGGTAGCCTCGGATGA
- a CDS encoding TolC family outer membrane protein gives MKQTTNKNLKTLAVAVLLLCLGSPQTVEAKAVTASEAVTAALNTNPEVQAKFHAFRDVYEEQGVANGGYMPKLDFSAGVGRHWLKSESNGDENYWRKGLRLELSQMLFDGFYTRNQVHRLKHSGQARYLEFMDSMENIGLESFRAYMDVLRYREMVNLSRRNYEYHQEIYKQISSRVRAGVAAGVDMEQITARLSLAQSNLVTELSNQHDVSARYQRYIGELPEENLAPAVLPDKGIPATKVATLKEAYQYNFGFLATLSDIRAAQYAVNVQKAKYYPRIDFKARHDRSWNLDGVDGRRDESVAELVLNYNIINGGADQAALHQYREKMYRSVDLKDKAARDLRQTIEIAYNEREMIKEQLQYFDRHYKSMEKVREAYHEQFNIGKRTLLDLLDTENEYYQARRAFYNGFFDLTIANARTLAGLGRLLTTMGVVRGEMPSLKDINIPMPEVKDEDLPPFDVPVRGKLDLPEVK, from the coding sequence ATGAAACAGACTACCAATAAGAACCTGAAAACCCTTGCAGTGGCAGTTTTGCTCCTCTGTCTTGGGTCACCGCAAACTGTAGAGGCCAAGGCAGTAACGGCAAGTGAAGCGGTTACCGCTGCTTTGAATACCAATCCGGAGGTGCAGGCGAAGTTTCATGCTTTCCGGGATGTGTACGAAGAGCAGGGTGTGGCTAACGGGGGCTACATGCCGAAGCTTGATTTTAGCGCTGGCGTGGGTCGGCACTGGCTCAAGTCGGAGAGTAACGGGGATGAAAATTACTGGCGGAAGGGTCTCCGGCTTGAACTCTCCCAGATGCTTTTTGACGGGTTTTATACCCGAAACCAGGTTCATCGGTTGAAACACTCGGGTCAGGCCCGATATCTGGAGTTTATGGACTCTATGGAAAATATTGGTCTTGAAAGTTTCAGGGCGTATATGGATGTGCTCCGTTATCGTGAGATGGTCAATCTTTCGAGAAGAAATTATGAGTATCATCAGGAGATTTACAAGCAGATCAGCAGTCGGGTTCGTGCGGGGGTTGCAGCAGGGGTTGATATGGAGCAGATCACGGCCCGTCTTTCGCTGGCACAGTCGAACCTGGTGACCGAATTGAGCAACCAGCATGATGTAAGCGCTCGCTACCAGCGTTATATCGGAGAGTTGCCGGAAGAGAATCTGGCGCCTGCAGTGCTGCCTGATAAAGGGATACCTGCTACGAAAGTTGCGACGCTGAAAGAGGCCTATCAGTACAATTTCGGCTTTCTTGCCACCCTTTCTGATATCCGGGCTGCTCAATATGCCGTCAATGTACAGAAAGCAAAATATTATCCGCGTATCGACTTCAAGGCTCGCCATGACCGGTCATGGAATCTGGATGGTGTGGATGGCCGGAGGGATGAGTCGGTTGCTGAACTTGTATTGAACTACAATATCATCAATGGGGGCGCTGATCAGGCGGCATTGCATCAGTACCGTGAAAAAATGTATCGTTCGGTTGATCTGAAAGACAAGGCCGCTCGTGATTTGCGTCAGACCATAGAGATCGCTTATAATGAACGGGAGATGATAAAAGAGCAGTTACAGTATTTTGATCGGCACTATAAAAGCATGGAGAAGGTAAGAGAGGCCTATCATGAGCAGTTTAATATCGGAAAACGTACATTGCTTGACCTGCTTGATACCGAGAATGAATATTATCAGGCACGTCGTGCTTTTTATAACGGTTTTTTTGACCTCACGATAGCTAATGCAAGGACGTTGGCGGGACTGGGCAGGCTGCTCACCACAATGGGTGTTGTTCGCGGAGAGATGCCGAGTTTGAAGGATATCAATATTCCTATGCCTGAGGTCAAGGATGAGGATTTGCCGCCATTTGACGTTCCTGTGCGTGGCAAACTGGATCTTCCTGAGGTCAAGTGA
- a CDS encoding peptidylprolyl isomerase, translating into MSVAVTVGKRELVVDDVVSLLAGHNLWPQLMEGVVVDRVLRTLGCSEEEIGVYYTTELAADAVFLEKKRAQLLLDGAKEEDVDFFISRPVLLELFKRRRFEPLVGSAFLKLKAGMDKVLFSLLRNKDHELTRELFFRLESGEESFASLAARYAEGREALSGGRLGPIEMQQLNPALAAVLSTARPGVVNPPVVIDGLGVITLLHEKIPAKFDEPMKQHLLNHLFREWVKAEVLAFFY; encoded by the coding sequence ATGTCTGTTGCGGTTACTGTTGGCAAGAGAGAGTTGGTGGTTGATGATGTGGTGTCGTTGCTTGCAGGTCATAACTTGTGGCCGCAACTGATGGAGGGCGTGGTTGTTGACAGGGTTTTACGTACGCTTGGGTGCAGTGAGGAAGAGATCGGGGTTTATTATACGACCGAACTTGCTGCTGATGCTGTTTTTCTTGAAAAAAAACGGGCTCAATTGCTTCTTGACGGGGCGAAGGAGGAGGATGTTGATTTTTTTATCAGTCGTCCCGTTTTGCTGGAGCTTTTCAAGAGGCGGCGGTTTGAGCCTCTGGTTGGCAGCGCTTTCCTGAAGTTGAAAGCTGGTATGGACAAGGTTCTCTTTTCTCTGTTGCGCAATAAAGATCATGAGCTGACAAGAGAGCTGTTTTTTCGCCTCGAATCAGGAGAGGAGTCGTTTGCCTCTCTTGCAGCCCGTTATGCCGAGGGCCGGGAGGCGTTGAGTGGCGGTCGCCTCGGCCCGATTGAGATGCAACAGTTAAATCCTGCATTGGCTGCGGTGCTCTCGACGGCCAGGCCGGGGGTTGTGAATCCTCCGGTTGTCATTGACGGATTGGGAGTTATTACCTTGCTGCATGAGAAAATACCGGCAAAATTTGATGAACCGATGAAACAGCATCTTCTCAATCACCTGTTTCGTGAATGGGTGAAGGCTGAGGTATTGGCTTTTTTTTACTGA